A window from Gottschalkiaceae bacterium SANA encodes these proteins:
- the uvrA gene encoding excinuclease ABC subunit UvrA gives MKDRIRIKGAKENNLKNIDLEIPRNQMVVMTGLSGSGKSSLAFDTIYAEGQRRYVESLSSYARQFLGQMEKPDVELIEGLSPAISIDQKTTNRNPRSTVGTVTEIYDYLRLLFARIGKPHCPICGKPIESQNIDQMVDAVMSQPMDSKARILAPIVRGEKGTHQKTLETLKKEGFIRIMVNGEELQLEEDIILNKNKKHNLEVVVDRLVIRKGIRKRLTDSLETALHLADGMAICEVVNGERLTFSEKYACDSCGIAMDELAPRMFSFNSPFGMCPTCNGLGNHRKIDPELLIPDENKSLAEGAVEMFNGAEENTYYYEIFRALTKAYDFDMNRPLKDAPKAFRKALLYGTGKKAITITFHSHFGGDRERTAPFEGVISNLERRYKETHSEYMRTRIDQYMAEIPCETCGGRRLNPTSLAVTVHGMNIIETTELPIGESRAFFDGLPLSEREQIISRQIFKEIKSRLQFLEDVGLGYLTLSRSASTLSGGESQRIRLATQIGSQLVGVLYVLDEPSIGLHQRDNARLLRALRGLTNLGNTLIIVEHDEETMREADHIVDIGPGAGIHGGEVICQGTMEDIMACDESITGQYLLGSKSIPIPQVRRKGNGQVIRIEGAQENNLRNINVEFPLGTFTCVTGVSGSGKSSLVNEILYKGAARHFYRTVAHPGKHKKIEGLDFIDKVIDIDQSPIGRTPRSNPATYTGVFNSIRDLFAMTPDARERGYKKGRFSFNVKGGRCEACKGDGVIKIEMHFLPDVYVPCETCKGKRYNRETLEVLYKGKTIADVLAMSVEEALEFFYAIPTIRRKLQTLYDVGLGYIRLGQPSTQLSGGEAQRIKLASELSKKSTGKTLYILDEPTTGLHIADVDKLIHVLDRLADAGNTVVVIEHNLDVIKVADHIIDLGPEGGAGGGKILTSGTPEKVARSKKSHTGQYLKPVLEKK, from the coding sequence ATGAAGGACAGAATACGCATCAAAGGCGCCAAAGAAAATAATTTAAAGAATATTGATTTGGAGATTCCAAGAAATCAGATGGTCGTGATGACGGGTTTGTCGGGTTCAGGCAAGTCATCTCTCGCCTTCGATACAATCTATGCTGAAGGACAGCGTCGTTATGTGGAAAGCCTGTCTTCCTACGCTCGGCAGTTTTTGGGCCAGATGGAAAAGCCAGATGTGGAGTTGATCGAAGGCTTGTCTCCAGCAATCTCTATTGATCAGAAGACAACCAATCGAAACCCTCGCTCCACGGTGGGAACTGTGACGGAGATCTATGATTATTTGCGGCTTTTGTTCGCACGAATCGGAAAGCCTCATTGTCCGATTTGCGGTAAACCCATCGAATCTCAAAATATCGATCAAATGGTGGATGCCGTGATGTCCCAGCCGATGGACAGTAAGGCGAGAATTCTTGCCCCCATCGTCCGTGGTGAAAAAGGTACCCATCAAAAGACTCTCGAAACCCTGAAAAAAGAAGGCTTTATACGAATTATGGTCAACGGGGAAGAACTGCAGTTGGAGGAAGACATTATCCTCAACAAGAATAAGAAACACAATTTGGAAGTGGTAGTGGACCGTCTGGTCATTCGCAAAGGAATCCGCAAGCGATTGACTGATTCGCTGGAAACGGCTTTGCATCTGGCGGATGGCATGGCGATCTGTGAGGTTGTCAATGGAGAGAGGCTGACTTTTAGCGAGAAGTACGCCTGCGATAGTTGTGGGATCGCTATGGATGAATTGGCGCCGCGGATGTTTTCCTTTAATAGTCCCTTTGGCATGTGTCCAACCTGTAACGGTCTGGGCAACCATCGAAAAATTGATCCGGAACTTTTAATTCCAGACGAAAACAAGAGCCTTGCCGAGGGCGCAGTCGAAATGTTCAATGGTGCGGAAGAGAATACCTATTATTATGAAATCTTTAGAGCCTTGACCAAGGCCTATGACTTCGATATGAATCGCCCTCTTAAGGATGCGCCCAAGGCCTTCCGAAAAGCCCTACTTTACGGCACGGGGAAAAAGGCGATCACGATTACCTTCCATAGTCATTTTGGCGGTGATCGAGAACGAACGGCCCCCTTCGAAGGGGTGATAAGCAATCTCGAACGAAGGTACAAGGAAACCCATTCCGAGTATATGAGAACTCGAATTGATCAATATATGGCGGAGATCCCCTGTGAAACATGTGGAGGACGCCGTTTGAATCCCACTAGTTTGGCGGTGACCGTTCATGGCATGAATATCATTGAGACCACAGAACTCCCCATTGGAGAGTCAAGAGCTTTTTTTGATGGCCTGCCTCTAAGTGAAAGAGAGCAGATAATTTCGCGTCAGATCTTTAAAGAGATCAAGTCGAGGTTACAATTTCTGGAGGATGTGGGGCTGGGGTATTTGACCTTGTCACGGAGTGCATCTACTCTTTCTGGGGGTGAATCTCAGCGGATTCGGCTGGCGACCCAGATTGGCTCGCAATTAGTTGGGGTTCTCTACGTGCTGGATGAGCCAAGTATCGGTCTCCATCAGCGTGATAACGCCAGACTTCTGCGTGCTCTTCGAGGCTTGACAAACCTGGGAAATACCCTAATTATTGTTGAACATGATGAAGAAACCATGCGGGAGGCTGATCATATTGTCGATATCGGTCCCGGTGCTGGAATTCATGGTGGCGAGGTGATCTGTCAAGGAACGATGGAAGATATCATGGCCTGCGATGAGTCCATTACAGGCCAGTATTTGTTGGGTAGCAAGTCGATCCCCATTCCCCAAGTAAGACGGAAAGGAAATGGTCAAGTTATTCGTATCGAAGGCGCTCAAGAAAACAACCTTAGAAACATCAACGTTGAATTTCCCTTAGGTACTTTCACTTGTGTGACGGGGGTTTCTGGTTCTGGTAAGAGCAGTCTGGTCAATGAGATTCTCTACAAAGGTGCAGCTCGTCATTTCTATCGCACCGTTGCTCATCCGGGCAAGCACAAAAAGATTGAGGGCTTGGATTTTATCGACAAAGTCATCGATATCGATCAGAGTCCCATCGGGAGAACGCCTCGCTCGAATCCAGCAACCTATACAGGCGTCTTTAATTCCATTCGTGACCTTTTTGCCATGACCCCGGATGCTCGGGAGCGCGGCTACAAGAAGGGGCGCTTTAGTTTTAATGTAAAGGGTGGACGTTGCGAGGCCTGCAAGGGTGATGGTGTGATCAAGATTGAAATGCACTTTTTGCCAGATGTCTATGTGCCCTGCGAAACCTGCAAGGGCAAGCGCTATAACCGCGAGACCTTGGAGGTCTTGTATAAGGGAAAAACCATTGCAGATGTATTGGCCATGAGTGTTGAGGAAGCCTTGGAATTTTTCTACGCGATTCCGACGATTCGCAGGAAGCTACAGACTCTTTACGATGTGGGTCTTGGCTATATTCGTCTGGGTCAGCCTTCCACACAGTTGTCTGGCGGGGAAGCACAACGGATTAAATTGGCTTCGGAACTCAGCAAAAAGAGTACCGGAAAGACCTTGTATATCCTCGACGAGCCAACAACGGGTCTGCATATTGCCGATGTCGACAAATTGATTCATGTCCTCGATCGATTGGCAGATGCAGGGAATACCGTGGTCGTTATTGAACATAACTTGGATGTGATTAAGGTGGCAGACCATATTATTGATCTAGGTCCTGAAGGTGGCGCAGGCGGTGGCAAGATTCTTACCTCAGGTACCCCAGAAAAAGTTGCCCGATCTAAAAAGTCTCATACGGGACAATATTTGAAACCGGTTTTGGAGAAAAAATAG
- a CDS encoding glycerophosphodiester phosphodiesterase, translating to MKVLAHRGASGAYPENTLLAFEKAIEEGADGVEFDLHRTKDGVLVVHHDFDLKRTAGTPLVIKDTNYAELRTHDLGAWKGTFPKQVLPSLEEVLAVFRDTDLMINIELKAGSCMYPGIEAELLQVLKLEANPARFVLSSFDHPALVTLRALGSPYPLGVLTEARWIAPWVYIETHDFQTYHPNYLTLNKETVKELKTRNIPIYTYTVNSKLSAKHMMKLGVDGIITNTPAMLKKQLNMKR from the coding sequence ATGAAAGTATTAGCTCATCGCGGCGCATCGGGCGCCTATCCAGAAAACACCCTGCTCGCCTTTGAAAAAGCAATTGAAGAAGGCGCAGACGGGGTCGAATTCGACCTCCATCGCACAAAAGACGGTGTTCTTGTTGTTCATCACGATTTCGATCTTAAACGCACAGCAGGCACCCCCCTTGTTATTAAGGATACCAACTATGCCGAACTGCGTACCCATGATCTAGGCGCCTGGAAGGGCACCTTCCCCAAGCAAGTCCTGCCAAGCTTGGAAGAAGTCCTTGCCGTCTTTCGAGACACCGATCTGATGATAAATATTGAGCTGAAGGCCGGCAGCTGCATGTATCCAGGTATTGAAGCCGAATTGCTCCAGGTCTTAAAACTAGAGGCAAATCCAGCTCGCTTTGTACTTTCTTCCTTTGACCATCCAGCTTTGGTGACTCTACGTGCTTTGGGCTCGCCCTATCCCCTGGGTGTTCTAACAGAAGCCCGTTGGATCGCGCCTTGGGTCTATATTGAAACTCATGATTTTCAAACCTATCACCCAAATTACCTCACCTTAAACAAAGAAACCGTAAAGGAACTTAAAACGCGAAATATCCCCATCTATACCTATACAGTCAATTCCAAACTATCTGCCAAGCATATGATGAAATTAGGTGTAGACGGTATCATTACCAACACCCCGGCCATGCTAAAAAAACAATTGAATATGAAAAGATAA
- a CDS encoding threonine/serine exporter family protein: MTTIIKTEQEKKKIMRVALFAGELTLRYGGETYRVEETIERMCRARGLMHVSPFAVPTGIFLSDDRLEGFSFIKRIKSRSIDLKRITELNDLVRKYCGGNYTEDEMLVNLKEIAKESSYQKWHVVAAAGVSAAFFALLAGGNERSFVVSLAMGMLIAFNRQMMIRKTLTTLMADGISGFLVAILAVFAQRLGLMSDLGPVIIGNMMPLVPGVAFTNGLRDLINGDLVSGITRVVEAILIAFAIALGVGIALQLLVGGGL; the protein is encoded by the coding sequence ATGACAACAATTATAAAAACAGAACAAGAAAAAAAGAAAATTATGCGAGTCGCTCTTTTTGCGGGTGAACTGACTCTACGTTATGGCGGGGAAACCTATCGTGTAGAAGAGACGATTGAACGGATGTGCCGAGCGCGTGGATTGATGCATGTCAGTCCTTTTGCTGTGCCCACCGGAATCTTTTTGTCTGATGATCGTCTGGAAGGATTTAGCTTTATAAAGCGAATCAAATCCAGGAGCATCGACTTAAAGCGGATTACGGAATTAAATGATTTAGTTAGAAAATATTGTGGAGGAAATTATACGGAAGACGAAATGTTGGTTAACTTGAAAGAAATTGCCAAGGAGTCCAGTTATCAAAAATGGCATGTTGTTGCGGCAGCGGGTGTCAGCGCCGCTTTTTTCGCCCTTTTGGCTGGTGGAAATGAGCGTAGTTTTGTTGTGTCACTTGCAATGGGCATGCTGATTGCATTTAATCGTCAAATGATGATACGAAAAACATTGACGACCTTGATGGCCGATGGAATTTCGGGATTTTTGGTGGCTATTCTGGCGGTGTTCGCGCAAAGACTGGGTCTGATGAGTGATTTGGGACCAGTTATTATCGGAAATATGATGCCATTGGTACCTGGTGTTGCATTTACCAATGGTCTCCGGGATTTGATCAATGGGGATTTAGTTTCAGGGATTACTCGGGTGGTAGAAGCTATATTGATTGCCTTTGCCATTGCTTTGGGAGTTGGGATTGCACTACAGCTTTTGGTAGGAGGAGGGCTTTAG
- a CDS encoding threonine/serine exporter family protein — translation MLAFIYAFFATVGFAIIFRAPFRAIVPAGLIGGVGWIIYVQFEQSGMELAVAAFFSALVIGVLGEIFAKQFKMPATTFVVPGIVTIVPGYPIYQSVLYLIQRETAAASAEAANVAMIGVGIAVGILMASSFSRVILRRFRDTNGGYGA, via the coding sequence ATGTTGGCATTTATTTATGCATTTTTTGCGACTGTCGGGTTTGCAATTATATTTCGAGCGCCATTTCGAGCCATTGTTCCTGCCGGTTTGATTGGTGGTGTGGGATGGATTATCTATGTGCAGTTTGAGCAGAGTGGCATGGAGTTGGCGGTTGCTGCTTTTTTTTCCGCACTGGTCATCGGGGTCTTAGGAGAAATCTTTGCTAAACAATTTAAAATGCCGGCAACGACATTTGTCGTCCCCGGCATCGTAACCATTGTTCCAGGTTATCCAATTTACCAATCGGTACTCTATTTAATTCAAAGGGAAACAGCTGCCGCTTCAGCAGAGGCAGCTAATGTCGCTATGATTGGAGTCGGTATCGCAGTAGGGATTTTGATGGCTTCATCTTTCAGTCGCGTGATCCTTAGACGGTTTCGGGATACCAACGGGGGATATGGTGCATAA
- the uvrC gene encoding excinuclease ABC subunit UvrC, with protein sequence MNKEVQEVLDRLPASPGVYIMRNKSGTVIYVGKAISLKNRVRQYFQPSNWKIPKVASLTEQIANLDYVLTDSEIEALVLEANLIKKYQPKFNVLLRDDKQYPYIQVTTHEMYPRVVKVRDREKMKGKVFGPFVSGHAVNLVMAHLRRQVPLRTCSLALDGTRKLKRPCLNYDLGRCLGPCQGGISTEIYDEHVQRTIKVLSGKDKDLQINLKGKMVTEASQMNYEAAAEIRDLLEAFKQITEKQKMVEMNREDRDVVGIAQNQTHTVAYVFFLRNGKIQGHDHFLLDGGQGQPVGEILSAFIRQFYSGTAYIPREIHMELPAADFEQIETWLSQVRQGPVHLMVPQRGEKRKMVRLAKKNAENLVNRRAKEVLHRRDHGKALMANLQEVLRMDIQPKRLEAYDISNLQHAEIVGAMVVFEDGVKKNQDYRRFKIRSIQGPDDYESFREMMRRRILRGLKEQNENGNSRKGFARFPDLILVDGGKGQISAVQTVLDECGLELPICGMVKDDHHRTRALIFEGREIDLKAHRHLFQLITQIQDEVHRFAITYHRKLRQNTMVRSELDQINGIGEKRRNALYRVFGSIDAMAEADVEALAEVPEMNRRSAEAVAAYFKQKSSSKEAKNPIQ encoded by the coding sequence ATGAATAAAGAAGTACAAGAAGTATTGGACAGGCTACCGGCTAGCCCTGGCGTTTATATTATGCGAAATAAATCTGGCACAGTGATCTATGTCGGCAAGGCGATTTCCTTAAAAAATCGAGTAAGACAATACTTTCAACCTTCTAATTGGAAGATTCCTAAGGTTGCGTCTTTGACTGAGCAGATTGCCAATTTAGACTATGTACTAACGGATTCAGAGATTGAAGCCCTGGTACTTGAAGCCAACTTAATTAAGAAGTATCAACCCAAGTTTAATGTATTATTGCGGGATGACAAGCAGTATCCCTATATTCAGGTGACAACCCATGAAATGTATCCGCGGGTTGTTAAGGTTCGGGATCGGGAAAAGATGAAAGGAAAGGTCTTTGGCCCCTTTGTTAGCGGTCACGCTGTCAATTTGGTGATGGCACATCTTAGAAGACAGGTGCCTCTTCGTACCTGTTCTCTTGCCTTGGACGGAACAAGAAAATTGAAGAGACCATGTTTGAACTATGATTTGGGTCGCTGTCTAGGTCCTTGCCAAGGTGGTATTTCAACAGAAATTTATGATGAGCATGTACAGCGAACGATCAAGGTACTTAGTGGTAAGGATAAAGATTTACAAATAAATCTGAAGGGAAAAATGGTGACCGAGGCTTCGCAGATGAATTATGAAGCGGCTGCAGAGATACGGGATCTATTAGAAGCCTTTAAGCAGATTACCGAGAAACAAAAAATGGTGGAAATGAATCGAGAGGATCGAGATGTAGTGGGGATTGCTCAAAATCAGACCCACACTGTTGCTTATGTCTTCTTTTTACGAAACGGGAAAATCCAAGGACACGACCATTTCCTTTTGGACGGGGGTCAAGGTCAGCCCGTTGGGGAGATTCTTTCTGCTTTTATCCGACAGTTTTATTCGGGTACAGCTTATATCCCGAGGGAGATTCATATGGAATTGCCTGCTGCTGACTTTGAGCAGATTGAGACCTGGCTTTCTCAAGTACGCCAGGGGCCTGTGCATCTGATGGTACCGCAACGGGGAGAAAAACGAAAAATGGTTCGACTGGCAAAGAAAAATGCCGAGAATTTGGTGAATCGTCGAGCAAAAGAAGTTCTTCATCGCCGCGACCATGGAAAAGCCCTAATGGCGAATCTTCAGGAAGTATTGCGCATGGATATCCAGCCCAAGCGATTGGAGGCATATGATATTTCTAATCTTCAGCATGCAGAGATTGTTGGGGCTATGGTGGTCTTTGAAGATGGGGTCAAAAAGAATCAGGATTATCGCAGATTTAAGATACGAAGTATTCAGGGACCTGATGACTATGAAAGTTTTCGAGAGATGATGCGCCGTAGGATCCTGCGGGGTTTGAAGGAACAGAATGAAAATGGCAACAGCCGAAAGGGATTTGCACGATTCCCGGATCTAATATTGGTAGATGGGGGTAAGGGGCAGATTTCTGCCGTCCAAACCGTCTTGGATGAATGTGGGCTTGAACTTCCTATTTGCGGGATGGTCAAGGATGACCATCATCGAACCCGTGCTTTGATTTTTGAGGGAAGAGAAATCGATTTGAAAGCCCATCGGCACCTCTTTCAATTGATTACGCAGATTCAGGATGAGGTACATCGTTTTGCCATCACCTATCATAGGAAGTTAAGGCAAAATACCATGGTGCGATCTGAATTGGATCAAATCAACGGAATTGGGGAGAAACGCAGAAATGCCTTATATCGGGTGTTTGGGTCGATTGATGCTATGGCAGAAGCTGATGTTGAAGCCTTGGCAGAGGTGCCAGAAATGAATAGGCGGAGCGCTGAAGCGGTAGCTGCTTATTTTAAGCAGAAAAGCTCTTCCAAAGAAGCGAAAAATCCCATACAATAG
- the hprK gene encoding HPr(Ser) kinase/phosphatase codes for MAEIKIEELIEELGLEVIHKAADPTIFLMEADINRPGLQLAGYFDFYSSHRLQVIGFVEWSYLEELPDDLREERLHRMLKEDIPALIICRDQEINPYILKYAKQYDRNVFRSRLATSRFITKTVNYLDRLLAPQLTLHGVLVDVDGVGILIQGESGVGKSETALELIKRGHRLVADDAVKIKLIDGNLLGNAPELIRYFLEVRGIGIINVKELYGVGAIRNSKTIELVMKLELWDDNKAYDRIGMDDHFTSILGKEVPELTLPVRPGRNLAMIIETAAKNQRQKSMGYNAAQELNNRILKQTTGGK; via the coding sequence ATGGCAGAAATTAAGATAGAAGAATTAATCGAGGAACTGGGCTTGGAAGTGATTCATAAAGCGGCGGACCCTACGATTTTTTTAATGGAAGCGGACATAAACCGTCCAGGACTTCAATTGGCAGGGTACTTTGATTTTTATTCCTCTCATCGTCTACAGGTCATTGGATTTGTAGAGTGGTCTTATTTGGAAGAGTTACCAGATGATTTGCGTGAGGAACGTTTACATCGTATGTTAAAGGAAGATATCCCTGCATTGATTATTTGTCGGGATCAGGAGATTAATCCATATATTTTGAAATACGCCAAGCAGTATGATCGCAATGTATTTCGAAGTCGACTAGCAACCTCACGATTTATCACGAAAACCGTTAATTATTTAGATCGTCTTTTAGCCCCACAATTAACACTTCACGGTGTTTTGGTGGATGTTGACGGTGTGGGAATTTTGATTCAAGGAGAAAGTGGTGTCGGAAAGAGTGAGACTGCCTTGGAATTGATCAAGAGAGGGCATCGTCTTGTTGCTGATGATGCGGTAAAAATTAAGTTAATTGATGGAAATCTTTTGGGAAACGCACCAGAATTGATCCGATACTTTTTGGAAGTTCGGGGAATTGGCATTATCAATGTAAAGGAACTCTATGGGGTTGGGGCAATTCGAAATTCCAAGACGATTGAGCTTGTTATGAAATTAGAACTTTGGGATGATAACAAAGCTTATGATCGCATTGGCATGGACGATCACTTTACTTCGATATTGGGCAAAGAGGTACCGGAATTAACATTGCCGGTTCGTCCGGGTCGAAACTTGGCGATGATTATTGAGACTGCAGCTAAAAATCAGCGGCAGAAATCCATGGGATATAATGCAGCGCAGGAATTAAACAATCGAATTTTGAAGCAAACGACAGGAGGAAAATAA
- a CDS encoding ROK family protein has protein sequence MRIGIDVGGMSFKGGIVNPEGEILYTHVESTADLKGYAAMEEKLFILIDALLAEAKAKNWLVESIGVGVPGLADVESNQVVYCTNLGWNNVPLGSHVKVRYGLPTFMDNDATVAGIAESAKGCTRGAENSVFLTLGTGVGGGIIINGKVTSGTHNKGSEIGHMIVGENFYDCNCGNNGCLETFASATALMKDFQRRIQAGEATALCTDSDGAKSVTAKEIFDGAKVGDPAADAAVKRLAKYLGIGLANVVNMLDPEVIALGGGVSKAGDFLLKLVEPEMRKRLVFKEGKQTKLEIAQLSNDAGIIGAAMLANYK, from the coding sequence GTGAGGATTGGCATAGACGTAGGTGGAATGAGTTTTAAAGGAGGAATTGTTAACCCAGAGGGGGAAATTCTTTATACCCATGTGGAATCCACGGCAGATCTGAAGGGATATGCAGCTATGGAAGAAAAACTTTTTATTCTGATCGATGCGCTATTGGCTGAAGCAAAGGCGAAAAACTGGTTGGTCGAGTCTATTGGTGTTGGTGTGCCAGGTCTTGCGGATGTGGAATCCAATCAGGTTGTCTATTGTACAAATCTCGGTTGGAACAATGTTCCATTAGGTAGTCACGTGAAAGTACGCTACGGATTGCCAACCTTTATGGATAACGATGCCACCGTGGCAGGGATTGCGGAAAGCGCCAAGGGTTGTACAAGGGGTGCGGAAAATTCAGTCTTTTTAACCCTGGGAACCGGGGTTGGTGGTGGAATTATAATTAACGGCAAGGTGACAAGTGGAACCCATAATAAGGGTTCTGAGATTGGACATATGATTGTCGGAGAAAACTTCTATGATTGCAATTGCGGTAACAACGGCTGCCTTGAGACCTTTGCATCTGCAACAGCTTTAATGAAGGATTTTCAACGTCGAATCCAAGCTGGAGAAGCAACTGCACTTTGCACAGATTCAGATGGTGCCAAGTCGGTTACGGCGAAGGAAATTTTTGACGGGGCCAAGGTAGGAGATCCGGCAGCGGATGCTGCGGTTAAACGCCTCGCTAAATATTTAGGGATAGGTCTTGCTAATGTGGTCAATATGTTGGACCCCGAGGTGATTGCCTTGGGTGGCGGTGTGTCGAAAGCCGGAGATTTTCTTTTGAAGCTAGTGGAGCCGGAGATGCGGAAACGCTTAGTGTTTAAAGAAGGAAAGCAAACGAAACTGGAAATTGCCCAACTCTCAAATGATGCCGGAATTATTGGAGCAGCTATGTTGGCAAATTACAAATAG